In Candidatus Nitrosotenuis cloacae, the following proteins share a genomic window:
- a CDS encoding metallophosphoesterase family protein, with protein MDLVFSDIHADMDGLQAILDVAFSPEFADRYGAIDRIISLGDLLERGTGPQQVLQKMSELSKSYGMISVMGNHDEGFLYKKSISGSSFASLKAHDLLTAQDLEFFRENGDGTFGDQYVVDKKSGLFCVHGGPVNPEKIEKGGGDPWLYQRTWQRLSEEGNEFYSHYGYHYTPSSAFEEARAHLDGCIILCGHQHIEAAIRQRGEEITNIWSFQPTTEKIASHLLQKHEIPIEKNSNYLIRMGLGGPQGHHTGALAVPHFGIIQDSPRKVSLFSIER; from the coding sequence ATGGACCTGGTATTTTCCGACATACACGCCGACATGGACGGCCTGCAGGCGATTCTGGACGTGGCGTTTTCGCCAGAGTTTGCGGACAGGTATGGTGCAATAGACAGGATAATCAGCCTCGGGGATCTGCTGGAGAGGGGCACGGGCCCGCAGCAGGTCCTGCAAAAGATGAGCGAGCTCTCAAAATCCTACGGGATGATCTCGGTGATGGGAAACCACGACGAGGGGTTCCTCTACAAAAAGTCGATCAGCGGCAGCTCGTTTGCAAGCCTCAAGGCGCACGACCTTCTGACTGCGCAGGATCTGGAGTTCTTTAGGGAGAATGGCGACGGGACATTTGGAGATCAGTATGTAGTGGACAAGAAGAGCGGCCTGTTCTGCGTGCACGGCGGCCCGGTGAACCCGGAAAAAATAGAAAAAGGCGGCGGAGACCCGTGGCTCTACCAGAGGACCTGGCAGAGGCTGTCAGAGGAGGGCAACGAGTTTTACAGCCATTACGGATACCACTACACCCCGTCGTCCGCGTTTGAGGAGGCACGGGCGCATCTGGACGGCTGCATCATACTGTGCGGCCACCAGCACATAGAGGCCGCAATAAGGCAGAGGGGGGAGGAGATAACAAACATCTGGTCTTTTCAGCCCACCACGGAAAAGATTGCGTCACATCTGCTTCAAAAGCACGAGATCCCAATAGAGAAGAACAGCAACTACCTCATCAGGATGGGGCTAGGCGGCCCGCAGGGCCACCACACGGGCGCACTTGCGGTACCGCACTTTGGAATAATACAGGACAGCCCAAGGAAGGTCTCCCTGTTCTCAATTGAGCGCTAA